A window from Populus trichocarpa isolate Nisqually-1 chromosome 3, P.trichocarpa_v4.1, whole genome shotgun sequence encodes these proteins:
- the LOC18097103 gene encoding histone-lysine N-methyltransferase, H3 lysine-9 specific SUVH4, translating to MKSPCKESKIPSYECIKQDPSSEAIDVSVTKNIAQRVQKVESRGSLERRCSPRLKNKPQEKRPCYFEGQSTKLDAPELDICKKEVEGESTGPGERRWCPRLESIPDKSRPLYDGDQRRELDAPKHDVCKKETGDYNRKRHLESPGDNAGKRRSYINHPMQEWLPDIDRKGVEDGLKRSGLALGSLPFKFDDTEIELENNANLKWTDYQSFVADSIKQKACTAVKETARTFNNHHLSCVQEEEKRYEKVEARDPQVADYTDNKGNSSTAKCTSKQPILKEISEASKKNEQSYTEKQVAYLPGITVGHKFFSRDDMVATGFRGHWLNGIDYIRKLCGKLGKHNEYSSLVAVAIVLSGQYQDGVDCLNEVVYTGQGRNNMNGSKSQTKDQVMHCSNLALENNMEQSVPVRVICEHKRGDNQSGKVYTYCGLYKVVRCWSFKRASGFTVSKYRLKRLQGQPKVEIDEVCFERERTIGKLHGLVCEDISFGKEDIPIPVINVIDNPPIAPPGFKYIKSVQVARNVIIPPSASGCDCKGKCTNPRSCSCARLNGFDFPYVDIDGGRLIEAKDVVFECGPGCSCGPSCINRVSQRGLKYQLEIYRTADKGWAVRSWDVIPSGAPVCEYFGILRRNDELDNVSGNEFIFDIDCWHTMNEIGGRERRQGDGSAPAIDPLKKVDVKMDESESEFCIDAGSYGNVTRFINHSCQPNLFVQCILSTHHDIRLARIVLFAADDILPMQELTYDYGYALDSVVGPDGKLKQSPCYCGTDECRGRLY from the exons ATGAAGAGTCCTTGCAAAGAAAGCAAGATTCCCAGTTATGAATGTATTAAGCAAGATCCTTCAAGTGAAGCAATTGACGTTTCTGTGACAAAGAACATTGCACAGCGAGTTCAAAAAGTTGAGTCCAGGGGGTCTCTAGAGAGAAGATGCAGCCCTAGGCTTAAAAATAAGCCTCAAGAGAAAAGGCCGTGCTATTTTGAAGGTCAGAGCACGAAGTTAGATGCTCCTGAACTCGATATCTGCAAGAAAGAAGTTGAAGGAGAGTCAACAGGGCCTGGAGAGAGAAGATGGTGTCCAAGACTTGAAAGTATACCTGATAAGAGCAGGCCATTATATGATGGAGATCAGAGGAGGGAGTTAGATGCTCCTAAACATGATGTGTGCAAGAAAGAAACTGGAGATTATAATCGGAAGAGACATTTAGAATCCCCTGGAGATAATGCTGGCAAGAGAAGGAGCTACATTAATCATCCAATGCAAGAATGGCTACCTGATATCGATAGAAAAGGCGTAGAAGATGGGCTCAAAAGAAGTGGTCTGGCCCTTGGTTCCTTGCCTTTTAAATTTGATGACACAGAAATTGAGTTAGAAAACAATGCTAATCTGAAATGGACGGACTATCAAAGTTTTGTAGCTGATAGTATCAAACAGAAGGCCTGTACAGCAGTGAAAGAGACAGCAAGGACTTTTAATAATCATCACCTTAGCTGTGTTCAG gaagaagagaagagatatGAGAAGGTAGAGGCCAGAGATCCTCAGGTTGCTGATTATACTGATAAT AAGGGAAATTCATCCACTGCTAAGTGTACTTCAAAGCAACCAATTCTGAAGGAAATTTCCGAG GCGTCAAAGAAGAATGAACAATCATACACTGAAAAACAAGTTGCTTATCTACCTG GTATTACTGTTGGGCATAAATTCTTCTCTCGAGATGATATGGTGGCTACAGGTTTCCGTGGACATTGGTTGAATGGAATTGATTACATACGCAAGCTTTGTGGCAAATTG GGTAAGCACAACGAGTATAGCAGCCTGGTAGCAGTAGCAATCGTTTTGTCTGGACAATATCAAGATGGTGTTGATTGTTTAAATGAAGTAGTGTATACAGGCCAAGGCAGAAACAACATGAATGGTAGTAAGAGTCAAACTAAAGATCAAGTTATGCATTGTAGTAATTTGGCTCTTGAG AATAATATGGAGCAATCTGTACCTGTCAGGGTCATCTGTGAGCATAAACGTGGTGATAATCAAAGTGGCAAAGTTTACACATATTGTGGTTTGTACAAG GTTGTACGTTGCTGGTCTTTTAAAAGGGCTTCTGGATTTACTGTTTCTAAGTACCGTTTGAAACGACTTCAAGGGCAGCCCAAAGTTGAGATAGATGAG gtttgttttgaACGAGAAAGAACTATTGGCAAATTGCATGG CTTGGTTTGTGAGGACATCTCTTTTGGGAAAGAAGACATACCTATTCCTGTTATCAATGTAATTGATAATCCTCCTATAGCACCTCCAG gCTTTAAATATATCAAGTCTGTTCAAGTTGCAAGAAATGTGATCATTCCTCCAAGTGCCTCTGGGTGTGATTGTAAAGGAAAATGTACAAATCCAAGGTCTTGTTCTTGTGCTCGACTTAATGGCTTTGACTTTCCATACGTGGACATAGATGGTGGCAG attgattgaagcaaaggatGTGGTGTTTGAATGTGGTCCTGGATGTAGCTGTGGACCTAGTTGCATTAACCGCGTCTCTCAGCGTGGATTGAAGTACCAACTTGAG ATCTATCGTACAGCAGACAAAGGATGGGCTGTTAGGTCTTGGGATGTAATTCCTTCTGGTGCTCCAGTGTGTGAATACTTTGGAATTCTTAGGAGGAATGACGAGTTGGATAACGTCTCTGGgaatgaatttatatttgatattgacTGCTGGCATACAATGAATGAAATAGGGGGAAGAGAG AGGCGACAAGGTGATGGGTCTGCACCTGCAATTGATCCTCTGAAGAAAGTAGATGTCAAGATGGATGAAAGTGAATCTGAGTTTTGCATAGATGCGGGCTCTTATGGTAATGTTACCAGATTTATTAATCATAGTTGTCAGCCCAACCTATTCGTCCAGTGCATTTTGAGCACCCACCATGATATCCGACTTGCTCGAATTGTGCTATTTGCAGCAGACGATATACTTCCTATGCAA GAACTTACTTATGACTATGGCTACGCGCTTGATAGCGTTGTTGGTCCTGATGGGAAACTAAAACAGTCGCCATGCTACTGTGGCACAGATGAGTGTCGGGGGCGCTTATATTAG